The Oryza brachyantha chromosome 6, ObraRS2, whole genome shotgun sequence region CTGCGCAAGCTGCACCTGGTTAGGTCCACGGAAGGATCTAGATGCTTCCAGCTGAATGCCATTGTGTATTGCCGTGGGACCTTTAAACATGCTCGAGGCCTCCTGTTGAAGCAAACTCTGGTTTGCACTGGAGCTTCTAAGGATATTCTGGTAATTGTTAATTGCAGCAGCATTCTGCGGGCCATTACCAATGGGTCCAATACTGTGTGTCTCATGTGCATGGGTGTTCATTTCTGTTTTGACACCCATGGCTTTGAGGCTAGCCTGGTCATTAGGAAGGCCAGCAGCTGCCATTAGTTGCTTTGACTCGTGCATATTTTGTACTGGAGGCTTTGGTACGGTTTGCTTGGGATAGCTCTTCAGGCCCTCTGCAGATGAAAAGGgaaaacattaaacatttcAAAGCACAATGAGGcgtaaatcaaaaaaattgCTTAAGGAGGAAAGTATAGCTGTTTTGCTGTTAtcactttctttttctaaattgttgtGTAGTTTTAATCTATTCagcaataataatattttttataccagAGAACCTTCCATACAGCAACCACACACCTTAACTAGTGTTTCAAAAACCATGTTTATCAAGTGGCACCATAACAACGTTTGTATACAGTGGGCATGGCTTTACTGTAGTTTTAGACCCACAAGTGTTTTTCCTGTGCAATAGAACATTCCTCAACACTCCAAACTAAAAGAACTTCtattcttatgcttatatataccattttcatgaaaaacattGGCCAGGAAAAAACCTGGCTTGGAAAACATGATCACATTGATAAATATAGTTAAGCACCTAGGCCAACAACAAAGAATTGAGTGGTGAATTTGCATTAACCATACCTATAGGACCAAGCTTGTTCTTGTGGCTGAACTCAATCAGATCTTTCATGTGATTCACCACCTCTGATATCTGAAGAGAACACATTCAATCAATATGCTGGGTGCACAAGTATATAACAGGAGAATCTGGACAATATTACAGGAAAACTTAAATAACACAAGAACTAGGGAAAATATGGATACTGTTTGCTGTAAGATTTAAATAACAAGGGGAAATTCAGGAGATTCTGGATAATATTATATGAGGGAAATGATCACAGGTATTGTTGTGCTTACCTGCAGGCAGCGAACATATCTTTTAGATAGACCATGTTCATTTAAGGTGTGATGGTCTATATTTTTCGCTAGCTGTCGTGATGCTGTGACAAACCTAAAGAGCAAAATGGGATGATGACATcaattagataataaaaagaaaaggtctagataaaaaaattaatagaagTCATGATTTGTCATGCCAGAAGAGAACTAAGAAATGCATGTCAAGGAACTAGCTAGTGGCATGGCGGGTTCACTAACATGTTACAAATGTTTTGTGCATCACTGTTTGAGACCCCAGCTGGACCGCTTTCAGTGGCAACGGTTTGATATTTCTGGGCAACTTGCAGCAGATGAGCAACCTGGGAAAAAAAGTATCTAAATGATAAGGTACCAATTCACCAAAACTGAAGTAAACCACGGAATGGCATAGATCAATATGTGCAGATAAAACATGGGAGAAACCCTCAGGACTACAGTACAAAGATAAAAACTAGACAATGACTAAAGAAACATGGCTTAAAATTTGAAGTTCTTTTGTGCTTTTGCATGCAACCCTCAGGAAGCCAGAACATAAATTGGAAAAATGGAGAAGGAACTATTGGGAGCAGACTtgcaggaaaagaaaagggcttTTTACAACCCCGCTAGCCAAGATCCGCAATATTCATCGAACTAAAtcattttataaaatctactTGCATGCATGTCAACAACTATCCCCTAATGTGTAAAGAGTATTATATGAATCTACAACAGCTAATCTACTATCTGCCCTCTATTGACCAGTGTTTAGTACTTTAATCAAATAAAGCAGAACGCTGGTCGAACTCTACCTGGGGTGAAAGAAACCTCCGAGTGATATACTCATCATGTCGCCGTGAACAGAACTCCCAGGACATTATCTGCATATTTTCACATGCAAACAGCAGATAAGAATGGTTTTGAACTGCCCAATTATTTGCAAAATCTAGATGTTCTGAGCAAGCTATTACAAATGAGCATTCACCTTTAGTTCTGGTGTGAATATGATTCTCAACTGTCCCTCGTGTATGACATGCATATGTTCATAAATGCTTTTTTGAACAACTTTCGTATGCTCCAGCAGCATTAATCCATTGGGCAACCGGAATTCATTCGCCATGTCAAGGAATAGGTATTCATCTATAACACCATGGTCAAATCTAATTTGACAGAGTCTAGGAAGTATTTCATAGGTAGCCTCTGCCAAGTAAGAGATAAGAGCAATAACAATAACAAAGTGAGATCAACATCATACAATGGAACTAGACTTAAGAGGGAAAAATGGATCATGACTTCTTATGAGAAGAACACACTGATATTATAAAGAAGCAAGGAGCACAATACAAAGATGAACAAGAAAAAGATGTTGAGAGGTACATTTTGAAGAAATGGTAGTTGCGATTTGCTAAGTGCACGATAGATAACATACACTATGCTTGGCACAGCAGAAATGCAGAACCAAAACTATAGCATTACTAGGAAATCACTATGTAGttccaagaaaaataatttctgccAGCCTAACCAATCATTATCACAAAGCTTCATATGAAAGATACACTATGGTTCAAGGCATTATAGTATGATATAttcgatttttattttattttttatttttttggcctTGAGATGAGAAGGCAATCTAAGCACAAGACATGTTGGAATATTGAGTTTACCTACTAAACAAGTAATAAGCACAACACAATTCAGTAATTGATCTTCTAGAGcgggtacaatagcaggctataagttagctataaacatattttaaaaagataagagaggagagagaagagcagtaggctactaatttgtataacatgtgggacATAGTAGTGtatgttttgtagctagctattgtatgaattggctattagattgactatagatgaattatagctagtagttgactatactattgaacttgctctaagaacTCAGGAGTAGTGACAGGAGCAAACTGAAAGGTCAAATGCATAAACGATAAAAGGAAGCTGGACATAGTTCCAGAAGAGAAGTCAACTAACCATATCCTTTCCCCCCATGTGTATTACAAATGTCACAGCGCCATGACTCCTGCAACATGGAGAAATAGTGATTTGTGAAGTGTGGATATGAAttaatgcttcatttttttctaaaatctcAAGAAATCAGCTTTCTCAGTTCTCAGTGGATGATTAATCACaacaaatgaaatgaaaatgtATAACTGTTTCATGCTCTAAAAATATTCTTCCAATAGAAAACCTATGATTTCATTTCTCACTACAATTGaaacatatttgacaaatatTGTGTTCAATATCCAAGCAGCACTTGCAGGAGATGCTAATCAATATTGTTGTGAACATCAAATAAGAAGTATGTTGAAACAGGAAAGTACATGGTATCAATGTACAAATGCAGATAAAAAGTTAAGCGTGAACCGTGAACTGACCAGAGCCGTGTGAGGAACAGGACCTGAAGGATTTCCTCTTTTCTCATACGAGGACACACACCATCTCTCTCTTGCTCTTGGTGCAAAATATTCATCAATAAGCTTCCTCCAGTATGTTATTGGATTATTCTACAAAAAGGTAGCAAGTAAATAGTAAATCATACAGCCAAGAACATGCAGCTTGTGATAAACAGGTGCAACGCATAACCTCACCTCTGGTCGATGACGCTTATGGTATAAATACTGCTTTAACCTTCGAGAACAAAGCCCATTCTCGACAGGAGTCCTGACGGGTCCAGCTAGCTGCATTCCAGGCTGCGCTAGCGGAGGCCTCAATTGTGGCTGCCGAGGTATGCCAACTTGAGATTGTTGAATCTGTGTAAATGGCTGCAGCATCtgatgctgctgttgctgctgaaTCTGTGCCAGTTTATGCTGATGGATCAAGGCTTGAATCTGTGGATTCTGTTGGCCCTGAAGATGAAGAGAACTCTGGCCTTGGAGCAGTTGCTGGATTAAATTGTGTTGCAGGATATCATCTTGCCTAATATCAATCCTTGACTTCTTCTGAGCATGCAATGCACCGGCAGCCTCAATAACAGGCTGTGATGTTACACTCGAAGACCTCCGCTTCTGCATCTGCTCTTGGGGTGGACTTTGTTGCACAATGGGACCATCAATAACTGAAGAGCCAGAGATGTTATTGGATGAAAATGACATTGGGGATGCAGGAAGGCGCATGAATGAATCAGCATTCATGCTCGTACTTGGCTGCAACTGGGCACCTCCGGAGAGCGAGGAGTTAGCATCCGTCACCAAAGAACTAACACCAATGCTTGGCCCAGAGGAATTTGTAGTGCTAATCGGGATGCTACCATTCATATCCCTGGGAACAAGTCCAAGGTTGGAGCGTGGCGCCCCAGACATGGAGTATGTTACCAGGGTTCGGTCCCAATCATCACCTTGAAGAACCTAACCTGCACAAGGAATTAACAcacatttttagaaaataaatcttCAAATACTCCATCTTAGATGAGAACTAAGATCGCCTAACTGGTGAGAAATTGTCAGCAAGAACTGTTAGCCACACAGATACAGATGCAAGtgttgatgatatttttcccatggttgaaaaaacaaaaaaaaaacatatttcaatTCTTCAACTATGTTAGCACAATAGCATGACCAGAAAATCAAGCTGGAATCCAACAGATACGTCCTTGAAGAGAAAATAGAGTGCGAACTGAAACGGATTGATGCTGGTTATGCCGCATGTCAACTGAAAATTTCTCTTTTGGTTGAAATTAGCAGAGTTTTAGCATTCTTTCCGCCACAGAGACGAATCCAGCCGAAGGACAAGCGACGGACGCGAGAGAAGGGGGGCGAGGAAACATCGATGGCGGCTTCgcacggcggtggccgggcagggtggggagagagagaaccGAGGGCCGGAGAGACATATGGGCGAAGAACGGCGGCGAACCCATCTCTCCCAGAACGAACGGGAGGGGCGGCGGTTTGGATCGCCAACCCTAGCAAAGCAGATGAACACAAGGCGAAAATTCCCCCAAAAGCAGATACACAAAACCCTAGCCAAACTCGCCCCCCCAAAACCAATCCGAGCTACTAAAAGCTTCAAGCTAGCAATCAACCAAGAACAGAAATTCCATCTCGACCCCCCAAAAATCACCACGCTGCATTGCAGGAATCGGCACCCATcaacccaaaaaaatcacccAAACAGCCCCACACAAATCGCCGCCAAAAAAGGGAGCAAGGCGAGATAATACTCCACTAGGTTACTCCCCCCCATGGCCGGAGCCATCAATCCCCAGCAAAAGCAAACTCACCAAGTGCTCCTCGGCGGCTCAATCGATGGCCTCCCAAACccaacctcctcctcctcctcccgtccCCCGCGGCTGCAAATTTCACCTtgtttctctccctctctcctctccgcttctgctgctgccgccgcgccggcgtccTCGCCGACGAGCAAACCGGTTAAATAGAttcgcggcggccgggggcgGTGGCGACCGGCTGCACCCGGTCGCGTGCGCAGCGCTGACCGGCCTTGACCGGTCGCGGCGGGGCCCACGCGGCGGATCCGGGCCGTCGGATCGCCCCGGGCTCGCATCGCGAGGTGGATATTTACACGCGGGCGCGCATGATTGGCTCCCGGTGGGGGCTGGGAAACCGGGAGGCGGGAGGTCGGCCCCCCGCTACGCACACCCCGCGGGGCGTACACGCGGGCGGGTATCACCGCGGTGGGCCCACCTCGTCAGTGGCTGCGTAGGCGGGCGGGTACGGGGGCGGAAGCCTCGGTGATCCGGCCTGGCTCGGAGCACGCGGGTATCCCCTCGGTGGGCCCGGCTGTACAGCGAGTGGGCCCGAGTTGTCAGCGAGGGGCCATGCAGGGCGGGTGGCTGCTTTGGTCGGTTGGAGAATTGGGAAGGGTCTTTTCCAGAACAGGAATGACTTTAATAGATGACGAGACTGTCACTGAGCGGTGGGCCCGCATTATCCttgtcccacctgtcagtgagtGTTGACGTGTGCGTGGGTATGGTTATGCGTGTTCGGGTCACCGGCGAAGTTTCTGCCCTTTAATTTTTCTAGGACCGACTGCTCACTGTTTGCCTAGGAAGAGGATCTGCTCCGCGCACACAACCGGGCTACACACGAGAGTGCAGCTTCCTTTTTGTGGCTGTGCAGGGAGGGTGGGCCCACATGGCTGTTTGAGCTTGACTGGCTTTGCATTGTTTATGCAAGGCTGGATGACTATCATAATAGGCTTTCCTTTAGCTTGATTATTGTGGCTTACATAGCCTACATCATTGTAATGGGACATGTATATGGATGCTTTTGGTGTTttggaaaaatagaaaaaagaaagattatGGTAaggttttttgttgttgttaatATGTATTtcgctaaaaataaaattatgaagCATGGACGATAAGTTGGCCTACAAACATGAACAAGTGTAATattattgtttataaatacTATGTTTTCTTCTGACACggacaaaataattattagaAGGCTAGACATGGAGAAAGGGGTTGTTGTGTATGGTAAGAGTGTGATGAAGTGAACAAGGGTGAAGCTATAAAATTGTTCCACCGATATCATTAGTATCAAAATACACTGATCTTATTTGATTGTTATTATCATCTTTGTTTCctaaataatttaatcatgATTTTGTTGGGGGTTGTCAAGGTCGTCCTAACCCCGGCAGAACATTGCAACTCCATCCTTAGGTGTGAGGTGTTTTATAAGTATTGTTGTTATGTGGGAGATCTTGATAGTAACATGCGTGAAATATGTGCATCGATTACAGTTTTATTTGGATAAGATTTATATGCTCTTCTTCTTTGACCCACCAAATATTTTGGATGATATATCTGTGAGGACTTAGATAAGTATGCTCGCTGTAGTGTCGCAGGAATTACGTGATAAAGTAACCTGTCAAATATATCCTGTTAATGCATAACTAACTATAGAAAGCAGATTTtcatttagaaaaatagaCCGGGAGACTCTGAGCTTTTTCTGCCTGTTTTTGAATGGCTTTTAAAATATGCATAGTCATACCttctgtatatatgtttataagacaaatttaatttttcaacctaaaatttagattttagagttggttttgagttttttttcaccagtgtttatttattagtggTTGTTAGATTTATAAGAATACatgcattaaattttttatttataaattattttttatctacaaatatatcgtttgactttttttccgTAGAAAAGCTAAACAACCACTTTGTTCCGAGTCagcatatataattaatggTTCCCCCAGCGTTTTTGTGATGGAGTGCATTCCAGGTTAACCACATTGCAAAACCGGGCAAACTAGACCGGGTTTACTTGTTGATTAGTCTGCGTGACGTGTGCCGGTTGCATTCTTCGCATGGAAGAATACATGACGAGGATACAAGTCATTATCTGTTACTTGTACCTTTCCCAtccatgtgcatatatatatacgaggTTCTTCTCACGATCTACCGCcatatcttaattaatttgttgtaaTTTGAACTGTTTTTCTTTCGAAAATATCCTAAATAGGTTCGATGAAGTttagtcaaacattaaaaaaattcggaGAGTGATTTGCTTTAACTTAGCAGTACAAGTGGGAACTTAATTAAGCGCCATCAAATTGAAGACCAATTAACAACTAACTAGGCTGAGGAAGTACACGAGCCTCGTCGATtagtgtgtatgtatgtatgtttgtatgattTCTGATATTGTACAATCAACCTTTACCCccaaaaaagtttaaaaaaacattaaatttgaagcgACACGTCTCCTATATCTAAAAAAACGTAGAGACAAGTAAACACACCATGATCCCTCATGAACACGTATTTATAGTACATTTGcgtttgtatatatttacGGAATTTCAATTCGGAATCAGCTTCTCGCCATCGCCAATCCAAACACACTGCAGACCACCACCTTGGACAGAATACCGACAGGTTtgagtttgaatttgaatttgaatttgattagCTTCTGTAGTTTCCACCGCGATGCATGCAGGTGGCGCGCGCTGGATGAAACCGCCAACTACGGTACGGTGCACTGCTGGATTAATGGAACTGCGGGCGATCACCTCCCCTTCATGTCGGCGAGCTGCGCGAAcatctcgccggcgtcggtggTGGACGCGTcgggcggcgcgacggtgacggaggagctggaggaggaggaggtcggggcggcggcgcggtcgtcgtcgtcgtcggcgggctGGTTGGCTCCCTCGGGCGGGTTGGCGTCCTGCAGCTGGAGCGCGTACTCGAGGTTCCAGAGCACGTCGCCCATGGAGATCCGGTCGCTGCCGAACTCGGCGAGGCACTTctcggcggcctcggcgaACTTGTTGAGCGACTCCTGGTTGACGGTGCCGGCGAGCTTGGGGTCCATGATCTTCTCGATGAGGCCCTTGCGCTTCCACTGCATCCCCCACTCGGCGAGGCTGACCTGCTCGCGCGGCAGCTGCGGGTCGATGGGCGGCCGCGCGCACAGCGTctcgaggaggacgacgccgaAGGAGTAGACGTCGGACTTGTCGGTGAGCTGCTGGCAGCGGAAGTACTCCGGGTCGAGGTAGCCGAAGCTGCCCTTGACGGCGGTGCTGACGTGGAGCTGGTTCATGCCGGGCCCGTCCTTGGAGAGGCCGAAGTCGGAGACCTTGGCGACGAAGTTGTCGTCGAGGAGGATGTTGGTGGTCTTGACGTCGCGGTGGATGATGCCCTGCGCCGTGCCGGTGTGCAGGTAGTGGAggccgcgggcggcgccgaTGCAGATCTCGAGCCGCTGCTTCCACGTCAACGCCGGCCAGTCCTTGCCGTAGATGTGGTCGCGGAACGGGCCGTTGTGCATGTACTCGTAGACGAGGATCATCTCGGCGTTCTCGTCGCAGTAGCCGATGAGGGAgacgaggtggcggtggcggagctTGGACAGCATCTGGATCTCCGTGTTGAACTCGTTGATGCCCTGCTCCGACTGCGGGTTCCCGCGCTTGATGGCCACCTTGGTGCCGtcgtcgatctcgccgacgTACACGTTGCCGaagccgccgacgccgatgaTGGCGCTCTCCTCGAAGTTCTTGGTCGCCGTCTGGATCTCGGCGAAGGTGAAGAAGCGGCCGAGCCCCATGGTGGAGGAGAAGGTGTAGCCGCTCTTGCTGGAGCCGCCCTTGCTGGTGGTGAAGGACTGCCCCGTGTGGATGGGGAGCAGCCACGACGAGAAGCTGTTCCGCCGCTCCCAGTCGTGCGGCCGCTTGTACCACTTGACGGCCATGGCTCCCAGCCCGGCGAACGCGCCGAACATCATCGCGaaccccaccgccgccacggccttgcggctgccgctgccgtcgtcggCCTTCCTCCCGTCGACGCCGAACTCGCCGTCGAGGCTCCCCACCGAGTTGCTCATCTTGAGCACCTCCACGCCGCTGAGCAGCGCGTCCACGCGCCCCGTGTCCTCCCCCATCGGCCCCACCTGGATGCTCAGCTTGTCCGTCGCGATCGACGAGTTCACCACGATGTCCTTGTAGTACGCCGCCGACAGCTCGCCGGTCACCGTCGACAGGTCCAGCCCGGAGATGGCCTTGCGGCCATTGACGAACACGTTGAAGTAGAGGTCGTTCATGCTCTTGCTGACGATGTCGGCGAAGAAGAGCCGGACCAGGTAGCTGAACGACGGGTCCACGTCCATCTTCCACGACATGTTGAAGGTGGGGCTCCCCACGTCGGCGTCCGCCATCTTGGCGCAGCTCGCGTACAcctgcgccggcgccaccagcTTCGACGTCCCGTCGGGGAAGTTGATGTTCCCCACCGGCACCGACACGTCCTTCACCGCCTCCTTGGACTGCACGTACGGCGCGTCCACGTCCCACTGCCGGCCGAGCGTGTCCTTGTCGGGCGCGATGGCCGGGCCGCCGACGTTGATCCGGTACACGACCTGGTACGCCGCCTCGGCGAGCCCCCCCATCTCGCCGATCGGCGCAAGCCCCATGGCCGTGTCGGTGATGAGCTCGTCGGGAGCGTTCACCACGTCGATGGCGTTGATGAAGGCGGCGGAGTCCTTGAGCGGGATAAACTTGATGGCGAGGTGCTTCTCGGTCGCGTTAACGAGGAACTCCTTCATGACCGGCTTGTTCTCGGCGGTGAAGCTATGGAGGAGCACGTTGGCGTCGGTGGAGACGGTgaaggtggcggtggcgaggtcgaAGTCGGCGTTCTTGAGCGGGAAGAGGTAGAGGCGAACGAAATGCCAGCCCGGCACGGTGAGCGGGAAGCTGTAGACGGCCTCATCGCGGAAGATGCGGGCGGTGAGGTAGACCGGCGAGGGCACGTCGGCCttgtcgtcggcggcggcgacccggaTGGCGTCCTTGGCGGAGAGCAGGTTGTTGGACTGCGCGTCGGACTTGTAGACCCTGCCGTCGGTGGTGTTGACGggggccgcgccgccgcagtcgATGAGGAAGTTGTCCTTGGGGGTGAAGGTGGACGGCGTGGGCGCCGTCTGCGCGCCGCTGTCGGTGACCGGGCGGCCCTGGCCGGAGACGCCGGTGGtgagcgccgcggcgagcagcagcgCCACGGCCAGCATGGTGGACGGCGGGGACGCTTATTATTactactattattattattggcaAGTGGGGGTTGGGGTGGGGGAAGAGGCGAGGTGCGGGGCCCTCTGGCCTCTCTCTCTGGTTGGTGGGGCCAAtcggaggagagggagggccAGGGGGCCGAGAGGCGGGCGGGTTATGTGGGCCAGCGAGCGCGCCGTGTTTAAGCATGCCGCGGCTACCGGCtcgccccgcgccgcgcgctccaCCGCTCGCACGCACTCACCGCACCGCCTATTCTTGGCCAGGTTGCCGCGGCACACCCTCTCATCCTGCTCATATTTAGTacaaattgaattttaaatttcaatttgaAGATGACCTCGTGGTTGTTTTCCCATAATTTACTCTACAACATTTGCTTTTCTAAGTTGTTATAATGTTTTCTACTatatccatcctaaaataagattaattttgttttagctTCTtggtctaaaataaatttattcttaaacaattattatatctgagtttataaaaatagagaataaataCATTAGAAGTAGATAAAGTAATAATAACCGCACTAGGATTCGATAAAATTGTTAGATTTTACCAATTCCGAAGGCCTCGTCGGTTGGCCAATCGTTGATAATGTGTTCACGATGTGtcaacaaataaaacataatttatggtttatatatatgtgttcttatcaaatttaaaatacaatattgaaaaaaaatctgcgaTGGAAAGCCCTCCAAACAATTCcaagattaaattttagatgcaAATTTTGGCATGGACGATGTTAATTGTATGGCAAAGGATGGACCATGAAACAGTGAGAGACCGATGTGCAGATGTGCAGACCTGGAAACGGAATGAGTTCATGACTCATgagtttcttttattattcttcttcttgttgttcTAATGCATGAATTTGGACAACATTTGTGCTGCAGCGCCCGCTACTTGATGATGGAATACATCTCCATGTATAACGTATTCGATTAATTAggaagaacatgtatatatcaatatatgtttGTGATGGTCGAATAATCCTATGCTACGACCTACGTGATGCGTGTAATTGTTTCGTGATGTTAGTAGATTGATGGATTtctaaagaaattttataggaattgaAACCtcatgattattatttttctgtaaATACCATTCATTTCACGGAAATGGACCCTAGCCAATTTCTTGGAATTATGTCATGGTGAGTTAATTCCAACGTATTCTTAGCATGAGgtgaaattttatagaaaatttcctTTAAATTGGAGTTACCATGACACCCAAGCCCTTTAATTATCCTAATCATTTTGCAACCCTATAAACTGTCTGAAAGGTTTTTAAGGGGAAAGAGAGGGGGGGGTGATCAAATCCATTTTTGTTCGTACCTTTCCACAAACACAAAACACCTCCTTGTATTAACAATCTCAGATCAGAGTGGAAGAAATTTTACTTTCATAACCttcatccatttcatattataggtCAATTTGATCAAGAACTGAACAAATGAACTGGAAGCTGAAGACTGCTAATTTATATCCATTATCAAAACTCGCCAAA contains the following coding sequences:
- the LOC102702571 gene encoding probable receptor-like protein kinase At2g21480, which produces MLAVALLLAAALTTGVSGQGRPVTDSGAQTAPTPSTFTPKDNFLIDCGGAAPVNTTDGRVYKSDAQSNNLLSAKDAIRVAAADDKADVPSPVYLTARIFRDEAVYSFPLTVPGWHFVRLYLFPLKNADFDLATATFTVSTDANVLLHSFTAENKPVMKEFLVNATEKHLAIKFIPLKDSAAFINAIDVVNAPDELITDTAMGLAPIGEMGGLAEAAYQVVYRINVGGPAIAPDKDTLGRQWDVDAPYVQSKEAVKDVSVPVGNINFPDGTSKLVAPAQVYASCAKMADADVGSPTFNMSWKMDVDPSFSYLVRLFFADIVSKSMNDLYFNVFVNGRKAISGLDLSTVTGELSAAYYKDIVVNSSIATDKLSIQVGPMGEDTGRVDALLSGVEVLKMSNSVGSLDGEFGVDGRKADDGSGSRKAVAAVGFAMMFGAFAGLGAMAVKWYKRPHDWERRNSFSSWLLPIHTGQSFTTSKGGSSKSGYTFSSTMGLGRFFTFAEIQTATKNFEESAIIGVGGFGNVYVGEIDDGTKVAIKRGNPQSEQGINEFNTEIQMLSKLRHRHLVSLIGYCDENAEMILVYEYMHNGPFRDHIYGKDWPALTWKQRLEICIGAARGLHYLHTGTAQGIIHRDVKTTNILLDDNFVAKVSDFGLSKDGPGMNQLHVSTAVKGSFGYLDPEYFRCQQLTDKSDVYSFGVVLLETLCARPPIDPQLPREQVSLAEWGMQWKRKGLIEKIMDPKLAGTVNQESLNKFAEAAEKCLAEFGSDRISMGDVLWNLEYALQLQDANPPEGANQPADDDDDRAAAPTSSSSSSSVTVAPPDASTTDAGEMFAQLADMKGR
- the LOC102711624 gene encoding probable transcriptional regulator SLK2, whose product is MSGAPRSNLGLVPRDMNGSIPISTTNSSGPSIGVSSLVTDANSSLSGGAQLQPSTSMNADSFMRLPASPMSFSSNNISGSSVIDGPIVQQSPPQEQMQKRRSSSVTSQPVIEAAGALHAQKKSRIDIRQDDILQHNLIQQLLQGQSSLHLQGQQNPQIQALIHQHKLAQIQQQQQHQMLQPFTQIQQSQVGIPRQPQLRPPLAQPGMQLAGPVRTPVENGLCSRRLKQYLYHKRHRPENNPITYWRKLIDEYFAPRARERWCVSSYEKRGNPSGPVPHTALESWRCDICNTHGGKGYEATYEILPRLCQIRFDHGVIDEYLFLDMANEFRLPNGLMLLEHTKVVQKSIYEHMHVIHEGQLRIIFTPELKIMSWEFCSRRHDEYITRRFLSPQVAHLLQVAQKYQTVATESGPAGVSNSDAQNICNMFVTASRQLAKNIDHHTLNEHGLSKRYVRCLQISEVVNHMKDLIEFSHKNKLGPIEGLKSYPKQTVPKPPVQNMHESKQLMAAAGLPNDQASLKAMGVKTEMNTHAHETHSIGPIGNGPQNAAAINNYQNILRSSSANQSLLQQEASSMFKGPTAIHNGIQLEASRSFRGPNQVQLAQFHHPGSFQQPMPQQNSLQGLGVSPQYQQHVIHQLLQEAKNTNNRVMAQQQQHQQLQHAPANSGLASGTAITSSAVSGDHMNNNGAAKGGTPMGTTGPSSVINNTASILPSRSNSFKSVSSNPQVAAAAAAAGGGGHAAAPKADPMHELDDLDNLITTELAESGLFLGDQAGGGYSWNM